A window from Gasterosteus aculeatus chromosome 14, fGasAcu3.hap1.1, whole genome shotgun sequence encodes these proteins:
- the LOC120831674 gene encoding torsin-1A: MNAARLHLLLHVFLSAGVLVRAFDPFTVTSSLFGISAALGRTIYDYFRHKGCDPESIVFNATGLQLDLQTKLFGQHIASRIILKAVTGFMSNDNPKKPLVLSLHGPSGTGKNFVSQLIADNIYKEGMDSSFVHVFTSELHFPHSSHLDTYKSQLQQWIKGNVTNCGRSMFIFDEMDKMQPGLIDSIKPYLDYHENLDGVSYRKAIFIFLSNAGREGIIQTALDFWKAGQDREELELKDLETVLSASVFNNKNSYFSSLIDKNPVDFFIPFLPLEYRHVIECALAEMKARGVPPDRNVAEQVARDVVYDLKTESVFSVKGCKTISSKVDYYT; encoded by the exons ATGAACGCGGCACGTTTACATTTGTTGCTGCATGTTTTTCTGTCAGCCGGCGTGCTGGTTCGCGCCTTTGATCCGTTCACAGTGACGTCATCGCTTTTCGGGATCAGCGCGGCTCTGGGAAGAACCATCTACGATTATTTCAGACATAAAGGTTGCGATCCGGAATCGATCGTCTTCAATGCAACAG GCCTCCAGCTCGACCTGCAAACCAAACTGTTCGGACAGCACATCGCGTCACGCATCATCCTGAAAGCTGTGACCGGATTCATGAGCAACGACAACCCCAAGAAGCCCCTGGTGCTCTCTCTGCACGGACCGAGCGGCACCGGGAAGAACTTTGTTAGTCAGCTGATTGCTGACAACATTTACAAAGAGGGAATGGACAGCagctttgttcatgtttttacaTCGGAActccacttcccacattcaagTCATCTGGATACCTACAAG TCTCAGCTACAGCAGTGGATCAAAGGCAACGTCACCAACTGTGGACGCTCCATGTTCATCTTTGATGAGATGGACAAGATGCAACCTGGCTTGATTGACAGCATAAAACCGTACCTTGACTACCACGAAAATCTGGATGGAGTTTCTTATCGGAAAgccatcttcatcttcctcag CAACGCCGGAAGGGAGGGCATCATACAGACCGCGTTAGATTTCTGGAAAGCAGGACAAGATCGAGAAGAGCTGGAGCTAAAAGATCTGGAAACGGTGCTCTCTGCATCAGTGTTCAACAACAAGAACA GTTACTTTTCAAGTTTGATTGACAAGAACCCCGTGGACTTTTTCATCCCCTTCCTGCCTCTGGAGTACCGGCACGTCATTGAGTGCGCCTTGGCCGAGATGAAAGCCAGAGGAGTTCCACCCGACCGGAACGTGGCAGAACAGGTGGCCAGAGACGTAGTCTATGACCTAAAAACTGAGAGCGTGTTCTCTGTCAAAGGATGCAAGACGATATCCAGCAAGGTGGACTACTACACGTAA
- the LOC144388310 gene encoding torsin-1A-like: protein MNAARLHLLLHVFLSAGVLVHTFDPFSYFYNYFRHEGCDPDWIVFNATGLQLDLQTKLFGQQIASRVILKSVKGFMSNDNPKKPLVLSLHGPSGTGKNLVSELIADNIYKEGMDSSFVHVFTSELHFPHSSHLDTYKSQLQQWIKGNVTNCGRSMFIFDEMDKMQPGLIDSIKPYLDYYGKLDGVSYRKAIFIFLSNAGRKEITQTALDFWTAGRDREELELKDLETVLSVSVFNNKNSGLWHTSLIDKNLVDFFVPFLPLEYRHVVQCVMAEMKARGVPPDQKVAEQMAKDVSYLPKTERVFSVKGCKTISSKLDYYT from the exons TTACAATTATTTCAGACATGAAGGTTGCGATCCGGATTGGATCGTCTTCAATGCAACAG GCCTCCAGCTCGACCTGCAAACCAAACTGTTCGGACAGCAAATCGCGTCACGCGTCATCCTGAAATCTGTGAAAGGATTCATGAGCAACGACAACCCCAAGAAGCCCCTGGTGCTCTCTCTGCACGGACCGAGCGGCACCGGGAAGAACTTAGTTAGTGAGCTGATTGCTGACAACATTTACAAAGAGGGAATGGACAGCagctttgttcatgtttttacaTCGGAActccacttcccacattcaagTCATCTGGATACCTACAAG TCTCAGCTACAGCAGTGGATCAAAGGCAACGTCACCAACTGTGGACGCTCCATGTTCATCTTTGATGAGATGGACAAGATGCAACCTGGCTTGATTGACAGCATAAAACCGTACCTTGACTACTACGGAAAGCTGGATGGAGTTTCTTATCGGAAAgccatcttcatcttcctcag CAACGCTGGAAGGAAAGAAATTACACAAACCGCGTTAGATTTCTGGACAGCAGGACGAGATCGAGAAGAGCTGGAGCTAAAAGATCTGGAAACAGTGCTCTCTGTATCAGTGTTCAACAACAAGAACA GTGGTTTGTGGCATACGAGTTTGATCGATAAGAACCTGGTGGACTTCTTCGTCCCCTTCCTGCCTCTGGAGTACCGGCACGTCGTCCAGTGCGTCATGGCCGAGATGAAAGCCAGAGGAGTTCCACCCGACCAGAAAGTGGCAGAACAGATGGCCAAAGATGTATCCTATTTACCCAAAACCGAGAGAGTGTTCTCTGTCAAAGGCTGCAAGACGATATCCAGCAAGTTGGACTACTACACATAA